The nucleotide window GCTGAGGACAAGAAATATATATTGCCAAATTAATAATTGATGGGGAGATGAAATGGGCAGGGACGTCCGTCTGAGTCGCCGCGACGAGACCCTGGTGGACCTGCTCATCGAGACGGGCCTGTCCAAGAACGTCGCGAAGACCCTAGTGTTCCTGTCCAAGCGGGACGAGACCACGTCCGTGGAGATCGAGAAGGCCACGGGACTGCGGCAGCCCGAGGTCAGCATCGCCATGCACGAGCTGCGGCGCCGACGCTGGGTCGACAAGCGGGACATCAAGAAGGAGGGCAAGGGCCGCCCCGTCCACGCGTACCGGCTGAGCACGAGCTGGAGCGAGATCCTCGCCCAGCTCGACCGCGACCAACAGGCCAAGCTCGAGCGGATCGAGGCGAACCGCAAGAAGCTCAAGTCGTTCGCGTAGGCCGCAGGGTGCGCACA belongs to Thermoplasmata archaeon and includes:
- a CDS encoding ArsR family transcriptional regulator, which gives rise to MGRDVRLSRRDETLVDLLIETGLSKNVAKTLVFLSKRDETTSVEIEKATGLRQPEVSIAMHELRRRRWVDKRDIKKEGKGRPVHAYRLSTSWSEILAQLDRDQQAKLERIEANRKKLKSFA